One Stigmatella aurantiaca genomic window carries:
- a CDS encoding HAD family hydrolase, translating to MSLPPPRALIFDLGNVLVFHDNGLLFHRLGARAGLPPQEVAQRLTGAGWTAANRGQLDAEGIRRDVCGALGVELPLEEFAPLWSSHFTVHEAVLPSVEALEGRVKRVLLSNTNVLHVAYLRPRLPLLQRFDAVLMSCEVGLVKPEPAFFQLALERAGCAPHEAAFFDDLPEYVEAANALGIRGHLFTTAPAFAAQLAALGL from the coding sequence ATGTCCCTGCCCCCGCCGCGCGCCCTCATCTTCGACCTGGGCAACGTCCTGGTCTTCCACGACAACGGCCTGCTCTTCCACCGGCTGGGGGCCCGCGCGGGCCTGCCCCCGCAGGAGGTGGCGCAGCGGCTCACCGGCGCGGGCTGGACGGCGGCCAACCGGGGGCAGCTGGACGCGGAGGGCATCCGCCGGGACGTGTGCGGGGCGCTGGGGGTGGAGCTGCCCCTGGAGGAGTTCGCCCCGCTGTGGAGCAGCCACTTCACCGTGCACGAGGCGGTGCTGCCCTCCGTGGAGGCGCTGGAAGGCCGGGTGAAGCGGGTGCTGCTGTCCAACACCAACGTGCTCCACGTGGCGTACCTGCGGCCCCGGCTGCCCTTGCTCCAGCGCTTCGACGCGGTGCTGATGAGCTGCGAGGTGGGCCTCGTAAAGCCCGAGCCTGCCTTCTTCCAGCTCGCCCTGGAGCGCGCCGGCTGCGCGCCGCACGAGGCCGCCTTCTTCGATGACCTGCCCGAGTACGTGGAGGCCGCGAACGCGCTCGGCATCCGCGGCCACCTGTTCACCACCGCGCCCGCCTTCGCCGCGCAGCTCGCGGCGCTGGGGCTCTGA
- a CDS encoding glutathione S-transferase family protein, whose product MAELTLVVASKNYSSWSLRPYLALAHVGQPFREVVVPLGEADTARSVARYSPSGRLPALQHGELVIWDSLAICEYLAETFPEARLWPQAAAARAHARSVVAEMHSGFQALREHMPMNIRARKPGRARPPAVDENIARIQAVWAECRGRFGQGGPFLYGHFTIADAFFAPVVTRFVTYDVTLDALGQAYRDTVLALPAFQAWAEAGKAEPLIARYEQL is encoded by the coding sequence ATGGCCGAACTCACGCTCGTCGTCGCGTCGAAGAACTACTCTTCCTGGTCGCTGCGCCCCTACCTCGCCCTGGCCCACGTGGGGCAGCCGTTCCGCGAGGTGGTGGTGCCCCTCGGTGAGGCGGACACCGCGCGCAGCGTCGCCCGGTACTCGCCCAGCGGGCGCCTGCCCGCGCTGCAGCACGGGGAGCTCGTCATCTGGGACTCGCTGGCCATCTGCGAGTACCTGGCGGAGACGTTCCCCGAGGCCCGCTTGTGGCCCCAGGCGGCCGCGGCCCGCGCGCATGCGCGCTCGGTGGTGGCCGAGATGCACTCGGGCTTCCAGGCGCTGCGCGAGCACATGCCCATGAACATCCGCGCCCGGAAGCCGGGCCGGGCGCGCCCGCCCGCGGTGGACGAGAACATCGCCCGCATCCAGGCGGTGTGGGCCGAGTGCCGGGGCCGCTTCGGGCAGGGCGGGCCGTTTCTCTATGGGCACTTCACCATCGCGGACGCCTTCTTCGCGCCCGTCGTCACCCGCTTCGTCACGTATGACGTGACGCTGGACGCGCTGGGGCAGGCGTACCGGGACACGGTGCTCGCCCTGCCGGCGTTCCAGGCCTGGGCGGAGGCGGGCAAGGCCGAGCCGCTCATCGCCCGCTACGAGCAGCTGTAG
- a CDS encoding adenylate/guanylate cyclase domain-containing protein, whose product MVEAPQAEIRSVTAVMFTAMVSREARVPQEEALEGELRAEHARLVRELLPRQGGREVKATEDGFLLAFDGGLPAVRFGVALQDALRCYNQQAPAGRQMALRIGVHVGPVVSLGGDLFGEGVNLAARIEALARPGTLYVSEAVMRQVDGHALPPALRFRRNALKGLRLPVEVFRIEPREAPPRPRLLARVRSLLAPKRARG is encoded by the coding sequence ATGGTGGAAGCACCGCAGGCCGAGATTCGCAGTGTCACGGCGGTCATGTTCACGGCGATGGTTTCACGGGAGGCCCGGGTTCCGCAGGAGGAGGCACTGGAAGGAGAGCTGAGGGCGGAACATGCCCGCCTCGTCCGGGAGCTGCTGCCCCGCCAGGGTGGGCGGGAGGTGAAGGCGACGGAGGACGGCTTCCTGCTCGCGTTCGACGGAGGGCTGCCGGCGGTGCGATTTGGCGTGGCGCTCCAGGACGCGCTGCGCTGTTACAACCAACAGGCTCCCGCCGGGCGGCAAATGGCGCTGCGCATCGGCGTCCATGTGGGCCCGGTGGTCTCCCTCGGGGGGGATTTGTTCGGTGAGGGCGTGAACCTGGCGGCGCGCATCGAGGCGCTGGCCCGGCCGGGCACGCTCTACGTCAGCGAGGCGGTGATGCGGCAGGTGGATGGCCACGCGCTGCCGCCCGCCCTGCGCTTCCGGCGCAATGCCCTCAAGGGGCTGCGGCTGCCCGTGGAGGTGTTCCGCATCGAACCGCGCGAGGCCCCGCCCCGGCCGCGGCTGTTGGCCCGTGTCCGTTCGCTCCTCGCCCCCAAGCGCGCCAGGGGTTGA
- a CDS encoding esterase/lipase family protein → MPPKQHIYLVPGFFGFTNLGELLYFGHVRDFLQAEFARRGVEAEVVAILSHPTASIRQRTADLLKAVQETASEDEGPIHFIGHSTGGLDSRLFVSPGASLREGLALELYASRVRSVVTVSTPHAGTPLASFFLGLFGQQLLRLLSLFTVYVLRFGRLPLRVMFRLGHVLARADDQLGWKATLLDQLFDQLLGDFSSDRREAVSRFLGDVGKDTSLIPQLTPEGIDLFNAACSDRPTVRYGSVITQARPPSLRTRLSTGLDPYAQLTHTVYAFFYGQTRNMPLNRIPLHTAEQTAALVQAYGALPHAEACDGIVPTRSQVYGQVIGAVRADHLDAIGHFDQPTHHPPHVDWLISGSGFRRPQFEKLWKDVSGFLLNE, encoded by the coding sequence ATGCCCCCCAAGCAGCACATCTACCTGGTCCCAGGCTTCTTCGGCTTCACCAACCTGGGGGAGCTGCTGTACTTCGGCCACGTCCGCGACTTCCTCCAGGCGGAGTTCGCCCGGCGCGGGGTGGAGGCCGAGGTGGTGGCCATCCTGTCCCACCCCACCGCCTCCATCCGGCAGCGCACGGCGGACCTGCTCAAGGCCGTGCAGGAGACGGCCAGCGAGGACGAGGGGCCCATCCACTTCATCGGCCACTCCACCGGCGGGCTGGACTCGCGGCTGTTCGTCAGCCCCGGGGCCTCGCTGCGCGAGGGGCTGGCGCTGGAGCTGTACGCCAGCCGCGTGCGCTCCGTGGTGACGGTGTCCACGCCCCACGCGGGCACGCCCCTGGCCTCCTTCTTCCTGGGGCTCTTCGGCCAGCAGCTCCTGCGGCTCCTGTCGCTCTTCACCGTGTACGTGCTGCGCTTCGGGCGGCTGCCGCTGCGGGTGATGTTCCGGCTGGGCCACGTGCTGGCGCGCGCGGATGATCAGCTCGGGTGGAAGGCGACGCTGCTCGACCAGCTCTTCGACCAGCTCCTGGGCGACTTCTCCTCGGACCGCCGCGAGGCGGTGTCGCGGTTCCTGGGAGACGTGGGCAAGGACACCTCGCTCATCCCCCAGCTCACCCCCGAGGGAATCGACCTGTTCAACGCGGCCTGCTCGGACCGGCCCACCGTGCGCTACGGCTCGGTGATTACCCAGGCCCGGCCCCCGTCCCTGCGCACCCGGCTGTCCACGGGGTTGGATCCCTACGCGCAGCTCACCCACACGGTGTACGCGTTCTTCTACGGCCAGACGCGGAACATGCCGCTCAACCGCATCCCGCTGCACACCGCGGAGCAGACGGCCGCGCTGGTGCAGGCCTACGGGGCCCTGCCCCACGCCGAGGCCTGTGACGGCATCGTCCCCACGCGCTCCCAGGTCTACGGCCAGGTGATTGGCGCGGTGCGGGCCGACCACCTGGATGCCATCGGCCACTTCGACCAGCCCACGCACCACCCGCCCCACGTGGACTGGCTCATCTCCGGCTCCGGCTTCCGCAGGCCCCAGTTCGAGAAGCTCTGGAAGGACGTGTCCGGCTTCCTGCTGAACGAGTGA
- the dps gene encoding DNA starvation/stationary phase protection protein Dps, with protein MKFTSHVNLPADAREDLIDVLNVNLANAVDLHWQVKQAHWNIRGKHFISRHQLFDSLADHLRTQADAMAERAGTLGGYAEGTIRLAAKNSQLPEYDLQAVDGDAHLSALVDRFARYAASIRDGIQRSEALEDPVTVDLLTQTLGVVELDLWFLESHLQGDARTTANRSRRDDVQLPGNA; from the coding sequence ATGAAATTTACGAGTCACGTCAATCTTCCCGCCGATGCGCGCGAGGATCTCATTGATGTTCTGAACGTCAACCTGGCCAACGCCGTGGACCTGCACTGGCAGGTGAAGCAGGCGCACTGGAACATCCGCGGCAAGCACTTCATCAGCCGCCACCAGTTGTTCGACAGCCTGGCCGACCACCTGCGCACCCAGGCGGACGCCATGGCCGAGCGCGCGGGCACCCTGGGCGGCTACGCCGAGGGCACCATCCGCCTGGCGGCCAAGAACAGCCAGCTGCCCGAGTACGACTTGCAGGCCGTGGATGGGGATGCCCACCTCTCGGCCCTGGTGGACCGCTTCGCGCGGTACGCGGCGAGCATCCGTGACGGCATCCAACGCTCCGAGGCGCTGGAGGACCCCGTGACGGTGGACCTGCTCACGCAAACCCTGGGCGTGGTGGAGCTCGACCTGTGGTTCCTGGAGAGCCACCTGCAGGGCGATGCGCGCACCACCGCCAACCGCTCCCGCCGTGACGACGTGCAGCTGCCCGGCAATGCCTGA
- a CDS encoding glutathione S-transferase N-terminal domain-containing protein, which yields MIDLYTFTTPNGQKASIALEELELPYTVHVVNIAQGEQFRPEFLAINPNNKIPAIVDHSVPGGLKLFESGAILLYLAEKTGRLLPTDPAGKAEVTQWLMFQMGGVGPMLGQLGFFTRYAPTKIPLAIDRYRNESSRILGVLDRHLSGRDYVARAYSVADIALYPWLAAARNFYPELFRSLTGIPQWMERVGARPAVQRGMKVPQLAR from the coding sequence ATGATCGATCTCTATACGTTCACCACGCCCAACGGGCAGAAGGCCTCCATCGCTCTGGAAGAGCTGGAGCTGCCCTACACCGTGCACGTGGTGAACATCGCCCAGGGCGAGCAGTTCCGGCCGGAGTTCCTGGCCATCAACCCCAACAACAAGATTCCCGCCATCGTGGACCACTCGGTGCCCGGAGGGCTGAAGCTCTTCGAGTCCGGCGCCATCCTGCTGTACCTGGCGGAGAAGACGGGGCGGCTCTTGCCCACGGACCCGGCGGGCAAGGCCGAGGTGACGCAGTGGCTGATGTTCCAGATGGGCGGCGTGGGCCCGATGCTGGGGCAGCTCGGCTTCTTCACCCGCTACGCCCCCACGAAAATCCCCCTGGCCATCGACCGCTACCGCAACGAGAGCAGCCGCATCCTGGGCGTCCTGGACCGGCACCTGAGCGGCCGGGACTACGTGGCGCGCGCGTACTCCGTGGCGGACATCGCCCTGTACCCCTGGCTGGCGGCGGCCCGGAACTTCTACCCGGAGCTCTTCCGGTCCCTGACCGGGATTCCTCAGTGGATGGAGCGCGTGGGGGCCCGTCCCGCGGTCCAGCGGGGGATGAAGGTCCCCCAGCTCGCGCGTTGA
- a CDS encoding protein adenylyltransferase SelO codes for MASLEQLTFQNPYASLPPEFSVRVRPAPLAEARVVSVSPEALRLLDLDEAEAQRPEFRDVMNGARLLPGMEPVATVYAGHQFGVYVPRLGDGRALLLGEVRNAAGERWEVQLKGSGPTPFSRMGDGRAVLRSTIREYLCSEAMHALGIPTTRALCILGSPEAVYREEVETGALLVRMAPSHVRFGTFEYFAHTEQTGHVALLADHVIARHFPHLEGAPERHTRLFSEVVDRTARLIAQWQAVGFAHGVMNTDNMSILGLTLDYGPYGFLDDFEPGFICNHSDHTGRYAFDQQPRIALWNLACLAQALLSLVPEAALRAALETFAPTYSAQWQARMRQKLGLRETREEDRGLLETLLARMAESRTDYTRFFRALGHFDASPQADNASLRAMFAAPEGFDAWAALYRTRLAAEGSVDAERRERMARVNPKYVLRNYLAQTAIARAQQGDFSEVDRLRAVLSRPYEDQPGAEAYAEPPPHWGRCLEVSCSS; via the coding sequence ATGGCTTCCCTCGAACAGCTCACCTTCCAGAACCCCTACGCCTCCCTGCCCCCTGAGTTCTCCGTCCGGGTGCGGCCCGCGCCGCTGGCGGAGGCGCGGGTGGTGAGCGTCAGCCCGGAGGCGCTCCGGCTGCTGGACCTGGATGAGGCCGAGGCCCAGCGCCCGGAGTTCCGGGACGTGATGAACGGCGCGCGGCTGCTGCCGGGCATGGAGCCCGTGGCCACCGTGTACGCCGGGCACCAGTTCGGCGTGTACGTGCCCCGGCTGGGCGATGGGCGCGCGCTGCTCCTGGGCGAGGTGCGCAACGCGGCGGGCGAGCGCTGGGAGGTGCAGCTCAAGGGCTCGGGCCCGACGCCCTTCTCGCGCATGGGCGATGGGCGCGCGGTGCTGCGCTCCACCATCCGCGAGTACCTCTGCAGCGAGGCCATGCACGCGCTGGGCATTCCCACCACCCGCGCCCTGTGCATCCTCGGCAGCCCCGAGGCCGTCTACCGCGAGGAGGTGGAGACGGGCGCCCTGCTGGTGCGGATGGCCCCCTCGCACGTGCGCTTCGGCACCTTCGAGTACTTCGCCCACACCGAGCAGACCGGGCACGTGGCCCTGCTCGCCGACCACGTCATCGCCCGGCACTTCCCCCACCTGGAGGGGGCGCCGGAGCGGCACACCCGGCTGTTCTCGGAGGTGGTGGACCGCACCGCGCGCCTCATCGCGCAGTGGCAGGCGGTGGGCTTTGCCCACGGGGTGATGAACACGGACAACATGTCCATCCTGGGCCTCACCCTGGACTACGGCCCCTACGGCTTCCTGGACGACTTCGAGCCGGGCTTCATCTGCAACCACTCGGACCACACGGGGCGCTACGCCTTCGACCAGCAGCCCCGCATCGCCCTGTGGAACCTGGCGTGCCTGGCGCAGGCGCTCCTGTCGCTCGTGCCGGAGGCGGCGCTGCGCGCGGCGCTGGAGACGTTCGCCCCCACCTACTCCGCCCAGTGGCAGGCCCGGATGCGGCAGAAGCTGGGCCTGCGCGAGACGCGGGAGGAGGACCGGGGCCTGCTGGAGACGCTGCTGGCGCGGATGGCGGAGTCCCGCACGGACTACACCCGCTTCTTCCGGGCCCTGGGGCACTTCGACGCCTCGCCCCAGGCGGACAACGCCTCCCTGCGGGCGATGTTCGCCGCGCCGGAGGGCTTCGATGCGTGGGCCGCCCTGTACCGCACGCGGCTGGCCGCCGAGGGGAGCGTGGACGCCGAGCGCCGCGAGCGCATGGCGCGCGTCAACCCCAAGTACGTGCTGCGCAACTACCTGGCCCAGACGGCCATCGCCCGGGCCCAGCAAGGGGACTTCAGCGAGGTGGACCGCCTGCGCGCGGTGCTCTCGCGCCCCTACGAGGACCAGCCGGGCGCGGAGGCCTACGCCGAGCCCCCGCCGCACTGGGGCCGGTGCCTCGAGGTGAGCTGCAGTTCCTGA